The sequence CGGATGAGCGGCTGCTGCAGCTTTTGGGCAGCCAGCTGGCCATCGCCAAAGAAAATGCCCGTTTGGCCAGCCAACAGCAGCAGCACGCTGTTTTGAGCGAACGTAATCTGATGGCGCAAAAGCTACACGACAGCATTGCTCAATCGCTGTCGTTTCTCGGCATTCAGTTTCAGATTTTACAAAAAAGCCCGCTGCTGGCGCAGCAGTTGTCGCTGCAGGCCAACCTGACCTTGATTCAAAACGGCATCCAGCACTGCTATGAAGATGTTCGTGAACTATTGAGTAATTTTCGCACTCGTTTGAGCGAGCTGAGCCTGACCGAAGCCATTGAGGGCGTCATCGAGCGCTATCAGCAACGCATTGGCGTGCCGATCGAAACCTATGTGCTCAGCGATGAATTGAGCCTGAATGCACAGCAGCAGATTCAAGTGATTTTTATTTTGCAAGAAGCCCTGTCTAATATCGGCAAACACGCTCAGGCGCAGTCTATATCGGTGCTGATAGAAGACGATGGGGCCTTTAAAATGAGCATCGTCGACGACGGCCTCGGCTTTGACCGACAAAAAGTGGCGGCGCAGGCCGAAGCGCAGGGCCATCATATTGGTCTGGCCATCATGCAAGAGCGCGCCGATAAAATTGGCGCCCACATTGACATTGTGTCGCAGCCTCGATGCGGCACCCAAATTCATTTCACCATTCCTGCTTCTGAAAGATAGATTCGTATGCCGCAAAAGCCTGTACACGTTTTATTGGTTGATGACCACGCCCTGTTTCGACAGGGGCTTAGCTTTTTGTTGACGCAGGTGGCCGAATTTACCGTGGTGGGGATGGGCACCGATGGCCTGGAAGGGGTGAAGCTGGCCAAGCAGTGCCGCCCTGATGTGGTGCTGCTGGATTTAGACATGCCATTGATGAATGGCTTAGAGGCGCTGGCGCAGATGTTGAATCATCAGCCTAGCTTGCCGGTGCTGATGCTGACCATTTCTGAAGATGCGGCCGATTTACAAAAATGCATGGCGCTGGGGGCTATGGGCTATGTGTTGAAAAACGTGGACACTGAGTTTTTGATCGCGGCCATCCATCAAGCCATGGCGGGTGAGCGAGTGGTGTCGCAGGCGATCAGCATGAAGCTTCTGGCGCCTAAACTAGGCGCCGCGCCGCCGGCCCAGCAGATGGATTGGGCGAGCCTGACGCAAAGGGAGCGTGAGGTACTGGGCTATATTGCCAAAGGCATCAGCAATAAAATCATTGCGGATCAGATGAGTCTGTCGGAAAACACGGTCAAAGTGCATGTGCAAAACATCCTCAGAAAGTTAAACCTACGCAGCCGCGTGCAGGCAGCGATCGCGGCCAACCAGCATGAGGCGCATGGGGGATGAGGCAGCGCTAATACAAAAAAAGAACCCTGCCTAGCGGCTGCTGGGCAGGGTTTAAACCACATTGAAGATGGTGAAACTTAAAGTTCAAAGCTCAGGCGATGCTGATTTAGCCGGATTGAGTTTTGCATCAGTGCTGATGTAGACCTCGCTTTATTTAGCTAGATTGAGTTCTGCACCAGTGCTGATATAGACCTCGCTTTATTTAGCCGGATTGAGTTCTGCATCAATACTGATGTAGACCTCATCTGCAACAGCCGGCAAGAAGGTGGTCATGCCCCATTGGCTGCGCTTGATCACGGTGGTGGCTTTAAAGCCAATCGTGTCTAACTTAGTCAGTGGGCTGACTTCGTGCTTGTTGAGGGTGACGTCTAGGATGACCGGCTTGGTCACGCCCAGCAGGGTCAAATTGCCTTCAACGGTGGCTTTGTTGCCGCCTTTAGGGGTGTATTTGCTGCTCACAAACGTCATGGTTGGAAATTTAGCCGCATTAAAAAAGTCGGCGTTCAGCAAATGTTCATCACGGGCTTTCCAGTCGCTGTCTAGGCTGTTCACGTCGATGGTGAAGTTGATTTTAGTCTGGGCCGGTTTGGCTGGGTCATAATCAACGGTGCCTTTATGGGCTTTGAATTGGCCATAAGTAGTGGAATAGCCCATATGGTCGATGGTAAAGCCAATGCGGGTGTGGGAGGCGTCTAAAGCCCATGGCGCGGCCTGAGCGGCCAAGGGTAGGGCAAATAAGAGGCCAAGAGCGTATTTTTTAAGCGTCAACATAGTGTTTCCTTTATATGAGATTAAATAACTTAAAATTAAATCAGTTGGCCAAAGCGGCCGCTTTTCATGTCGCTAAATGCTTGCTGTATTTCTTCTTCCGTGTTCATCACAAAGGGGCCGTAGCCGGCAATCGGTTCGTCAATGGGCGTGCCGCTGAGCAGCAACACCAGACTATCGGTCGTGGCCTCTAGGTTAAACCGCTGGCCATCTTGTGACAATAGCGCCAAATCTGCGTTTCTCACCAAAGTGTGACCGTTGAGTAAAACGCTGCCTTCTAAGACGATGAGGGCGGCGCTGTCGCCTTCGGTAAGGGCAAAGTCATGCACCTGACCCGCTTTTAAACGCATGTCCCATACATTCAACGGGCTGAAGGTTTGGGCTGGCCCCTGATGGCCTTCAAACTCACCGGCAATCACCCTCAGCGTGCTGGCCTTATCTGCCAAGGTCACGGTGGGGATGTCGTGAGAGACGATGGCTTGATAGCGTGGCGGCGTCATTTTATGGGCGGCCGGTAGGTTAACCCATAGCTGCACCATTTGTAGGGTGCCACCGCTTTGGGCAAAGCTTTGGGCATGGTGCTCTTTATGTAAAATGCCCGCGCCGGCCGTCATCCACTGTACGTCGCCTGGGCCAATTTCACCGCCTTCGCCGGTAGAATCTTCATGGGCCACAGCGCCTTGGTACACGATGGTGACGGTTTCGAAACCACGGTGAGGGTGGGTGCCGACGCCACGAGCCTGAGTGGTCGGGGTAAATTCAGCTGGGCCGGCATAGTCCAGCAGCAAAAATGGGCTGAGCTGGCGGCCTAGGGTTTGGTAAGAGAATAATGAGCGAACGGGAAAACCATCGCCCACCCAGTGACCTTGGGGTGCGCTGTAAACTGCATTGATTTGTTTCATGGCGTTTCCTTTCTGTGTCATTGTTCTGTTTGATGAGGATGAGTTGATTATAAATGTGTGACAAAGAGGGCGGTAGCCGCTAAAATCAGCACTGATTGTTTCAATATTAGAACGATGGAGCAAAAATGCAGACAGATCTAAATGACCTATATTATTTTGTGAAAGTCATCGAATACGGTGGCTTTTCGCCCGCAGGCCGAGCCTTAGGTGTGCCTAAATCCAAGCTGAGCCGCCGTGTGGCGCTGTTAGAGGAACGTCTTGGCGTGCGTTTGATTCATCGTTCGACCCGCCGTTTTTCATTAACCGATATTGGCCAAACGTTTTTCGAGCATTGCCAAG comes from Neisseriaceae bacterium CLB008 and encodes:
- a CDS encoding response regulator, with translation MPQKPVHVLLVDDHALFRQGLSFLLTQVAEFTVVGMGTDGLEGVKLAKQCRPDVVLLDLDMPLMNGLEALAQMLNHQPSLPVLMLTISEDAADLQKCMALGAMGYVLKNVDTEFLIAAIHQAMAGERVVSQAISMKLLAPKLGAAPPAQQMDWASLTQREREVLGYIAKGISNKIIADQMSLSENTVKVHVQNILRKLNLRSRVQAAIAANQHEAHGG
- a CDS encoding YceI family protein, which translates into the protein MLTLKKYALGLLFALPLAAQAAPWALDASHTRIGFTIDHMGYSTTYGQFKAHKGTVDYDPAKPAQTKINFTIDVNSLDSDWKARDEHLLNADFFNAAKFPTMTFVSSKYTPKGGNKATVEGNLTLLGVTKPVILDVTLNKHEVSPLTKLDTIGFKATTVIKRSQWGMTTFLPAVADEVYISIDAELNPAK
- a CDS encoding pirin family protein; this translates as MKQINAVYSAPQGHWVGDGFPVRSLFSYQTLGRQLSPFLLLDYAGPAEFTPTTQARGVGTHPHRGFETVTIVYQGAVAHEDSTGEGGEIGPGDVQWMTAGAGILHKEHHAQSFAQSGGTLQMVQLWVNLPAAHKMTPPRYQAIVSHDIPTVTLADKASTLRVIAGEFEGHQGPAQTFSPLNVWDMRLKAGQVHDFALTEGDSAALIVLEGSVLLNGHTLVRNADLALLSQDGQRFNLEATTDSLVLLLSGTPIDEPIAGYGPFVMNTEEEIQQAFSDMKSGRFGQLI